The Virgibacillus sp. SK37 region TGAAATTATAAAGGCATTTATTACGTTAAATGATGGCTATGAAGAGTCAGATGATCTGTTGGAAGAAATAAGGCAATTTGTTAAAACAGGCCTAAGTGCACATGCTGCGCCAAGGGAAATGGAGATAAGAGACTCCATTCCAAAAACCAGAAGTGGTAAGATTATGCGTCGCCTTCTAAAGTCTTGGGAGCTCGGCTTACCAACAGGTGATACGTCAACATTGGAAGAGTAATAAGGATAAAAAGAATGAAGAAAGCGTTGGTATTATACCAGCGTTTTTTTCTGTTTCTATGTGATTTAGTGAAGTCTTAGTTATTGCTAAAATACTCACACCATTTTTTATAACGGCGAACACTCTACTTCTCCAAACCCAAATCACTAGGTGTACATATCCCCTCTCCTGTTGAGTCCATAATTATGCTCAGCATCTATCCCATGTTGTAACTTATAATTGTAATTACATAGCGAAGAAAACATAATAGATTAATTCTCTTTCTGGCGTTCCATTAATTGTTTTTCATCTCTGATCGTATTATTATAGAGTGTATTGGAGTAAGCTAATTGTATAATAATGTCTAACAATGAAGAATTTTGTTTAACTATAAATGATTGAGTAGAATATTTATTATAAGGGAGTAAATAGCATGGAAATTGGGATAGATAAAATAGGATTTTATACACCACATCAATATGTAGATATGAATAAATTGGCTGTGGCAAGAAATGTCGAACCGGAAAAGTTTACGATTGGAATTGGACAAGAAGAGATGGCCCTTGCACCCATCACCCAGGATTCCGTTACCTTAGCTGCAAATGCAGCACTTCAGATCGTTAGCAAAGAGGACAAAGAAGTAATAGATTTTGTTATTTTTGGTACAGAATCAGGTATTGACCACTCTAAATCAGGGGCAGTTTATGTACATAAATTGCTTGGTTTAAAGCCACAAGCCCGTGCAGTAGAAGTGAAGCAAGCCTGCTACGGTGCTACTGCTGCTATTCAAATGGCCAAAGGACATGTTGCTTTACATCCTGAAAGTAAGGTATTGGTATTAGGAGCTGATATAGCTCGTTACGGATTAAATACTTCTGGAGAAGCGACACAAGGAGCAGGTGCTGTTGCTCTATTAATTGGTGCCAATCCTGGGATTCTGGCTCTCGAAGATGAAGATGTTTATTTAACAAATGACATTATGGATTTTTGGAGACCTATATATTCAGAACAGGCATTTGTTGATGGTAAATTTTCTAATGAACAATATATCCTGTTTTTCCAAAAAGTATGGGAGCAGTATAAAGAGAAAACAGGACTTAATTTAGCTGACTTTGAGGCGATTTGTTATCACCTTCCATATACAAAAATGGGTTTGAAAGCTTTACGCACGGTAATTGATGAGGCCGAAGAACAAGACAAAGAGCGTTTATTGGGGAATTATAAAACAAGTACGCAATATAACCGCAGAGTTGGTAATATTTATACTGGTTCGCTCTATCTAAGTTTCTTATCACTTATTGAACAAGAGGAGACCTTAAAGTCAGGTTCTCGAATTGGTTTCTTTAGTTATGGCTCAGGTGCTGTCGGCGAGTTTTTCACAGGGGTTTTACAGCCGAATTACCGAGAACACTTAAATACGGAGCAACACGCTAAATTGTTTTCATCAAGAGAGGAACTATCAGTAGAACGCTATGAAGAGATTTTTTCCAATACATTACCAACTGATGGATCTTCATTAGAGTTGGATGTGAAGCAGGACCCGGCACCTATCTGTTTAGCTGGTATCATTGACAATAAACGACAATATATAAATAAATTAGACTAAAGAAAAGCGCAAGCTACCATTACTGGTTACTTGCGCTTTTCTTCTTTATGCTGTAATATCTTCTGCTGGTCCAAAAATCTCAAAATGAATATCTTTATCCTCTACCTGATGCTTTTTCAAGTTCTGGTAGGCTGCACGCATAAATCCTTTTGGCCCACAGAAGTAAAATGCTGCATCGCTAGTCGGCAAAATTTCTCCTAGCCAATCTGCATCAATATATCCAATTTTATCACATACATCACCTTCACATGGTTTATCATACACAATATAACTTTCTACATTATTATATTGGTTACTAATTTCCGTTATTCTATCCTTCAGTGCGTGCACTTTACTTGATTGAGCTGCATGAATAAATACTACTTTTCTTTCCGGTTGCTCTTTAATTACCGTTTCTAACATACTAACCATTGGTGTGAGACCAACTCCCCCACTCATTAGTATTAATGGGCGATCATCATTCTTTTCCAAGTAGAAATCACCGGATGGAGCACTGATTGGTAAAATGGAGCCTTCTTCCACTTGCTCATGCAAGAAAGTAGAAACAACACCTGCAGGTAAATCACCGACAGGATCCTCACGTTTTACACTAATTCGATAATGCCCTTCACCAGGCGCACAAGATAGGCTGTATTGGCGAAGATGATTATACTTTTCTCCCTCTATTTCTGCTTTTACTGTAATATATTGTCCAGGTTGATAAACAGGGAATGGCATTCCATCTACTGGTTCCAAATAGAAAGATGTAATAACATCACTCTCTTTAACCTTTTTGATTACTTTAAAATCTCTAAAATCAACCCATCCACCGGTTGTGTTAAGTGTTTCCTCATACATTTCTTTCTCCACACTGATGAAAATATCAGCAATTACACCATATGCTTTTTCCCATGCATTAATAATGTCATCAGTAGCTGCGTCCCCCAACACATCTTTGATGGCTAATAATAAATGCTTTCCAACGATCGGATATTGTTCGGGCTTAATATTCAAGCTTCTGTGCTTATGTGCGATCTGCTTTACATGGGGTAGAATTACCTCTAAATGATCAATATTGGCAGCTGCTGCATAAACCGTATTCGCAAGCGCTTTTGGTTGATCACCTTTTCGTTGATTTGTCTGATTAAAAATATTCTTTAGTTCCGGATGATTTCCGAGCATTAATTCATAAAAACGTTTTGTAATTTCAGCA contains the following coding sequences:
- a CDS encoding hydroxymethylglutaryl-CoA synthase, coding for MEIGIDKIGFYTPHQYVDMNKLAVARNVEPEKFTIGIGQEEMALAPITQDSVTLAANAALQIVSKEDKEVIDFVIFGTESGIDHSKSGAVYVHKLLGLKPQARAVEVKQACYGATAAIQMAKGHVALHPESKVLVLGADIARYGLNTSGEATQGAGAVALLIGANPGILALEDEDVYLTNDIMDFWRPIYSEQAFVDGKFSNEQYILFFQKVWEQYKEKTGLNLADFEAICYHLPYTKMGLKALRTVIDEAEEQDKERLLGNYKTSTQYNRRVGNIYTGSLYLSFLSLIEQEETLKSGSRIGFFSYGSGAVGEFFTGVLQPNYREHLNTEQHAKLFSSREELSVERYEEIFSNTLPTDGSSLELDVKQDPAPICLAGIIDNKRQYINKLD
- the hmpA gene encoding NO-inducible flavohemoprotein, whose amino-acid sequence is MTTQTVGLDKETKDIIKATVPVLQEHGAEITKRFYELMLGNHPELKNIFNQTNQRKGDQPKALANTVYAAAANIDHLEVILPHVKQIAHKHRSLNIKPEQYPIVGKHLLLAIKDVLGDAATDDIINAWEKAYGVIADIFISVEKEMYEETLNTTGGWVDFRDFKVIKKVKESDVITSFYLEPVDGMPFPVYQPGQYITVKAEIEGEKYNHLRQYSLSCAPGEGHYRISVKREDPVGDLPAGVVSTFLHEQVEEGSILPISAPSGDFYLEKNDDRPLILMSGGVGLTPMVSMLETVIKEQPERKVVFIHAAQSSKVHALKDRITEISNQYNNVESYIVYDKPCEGDVCDKIGYIDADWLGEILPTSDAAFYFCGPKGFMRAAYQNLKKHQVEDKDIHFEIFGPAEDITA